One window of Puntigrus tetrazona isolate hp1 chromosome 14, ASM1883169v1, whole genome shotgun sequence genomic DNA carries:
- the LOC122358169 gene encoding uncharacterized protein LOC122358169 gives MKVCACPSRKNLTEVAKRIVAKYPKSLQDVIEESVIGPGYYSLVKQFQARVENARRTSTPKIKKRIHDTDECDTEEVTPEKRAAVQDTYGCINWEVRFMPLSETAESQLLKKEKMRSLSQTTDCNEEEVKVLMKSTYYSQRKDINNGTDMKTLTEEWPFLFQESGMEVHFKDLTGIPLKETFLNSIDRKGNRLLNFMRNVCATRNKRVLQAVTKLEVLRGQTNGCSEDVKDMILLLLSYFDEKEELLLHYVEETSLAKDVELDNLPPTPCIIVCGPSCYAAVRFMLSVDRKIVNDDITTFIAAVCLMFGSYYCFNIHYPTELASVLEFLQWCFFIINPEKGTKVVEKKNKKRLPVNPRVFTLISDLSDHEWRETS, from the exons ATGAAAGTTTGTGCTTGTCCAAGTAGGAAGAATTTAACAGAGGTCGCCAAAAGGATAGTTGCCAAATATCCAAAGTCTTTACAAGATGTGATTGAAGAGAGTGTGATTGGTCCTGGATACTACTCCTTGGTCAAACAATTTCAAGCCAGGGTCGAAAATGCAAGAAGGACCAgcacaccaaaaataaaaaagcgcaTTCATGATACAGACGAATGTGACACTGAGGAAGTCACACCTGAAAAAAGAGCTGCAGTCCAAGATACATACGGCTGCATTAATTGGGAAGTTAGATTTATGCCCCTCAGTGAAACTGCTGAGAGTCAGCTGttgaaaaaagagaagatgAGGAGTCTGTCACAAACAACTGACTGTAATGAAGAGGAAGTGAAGGTTCTCATGAAGTCTACATACTACAGTCAACGAAAAGATATCAACAATGGAACAGACATGAAAACTCTCACTGAGGAGTGGCCATTTTTGTTTCAGGAAAGTGGAATGGAAGTGCACTTTAAAGACCTCACAGGGATACCACTTAAAGAGACCTTCCTGAACAGCattgacagaaaaggaaacaGGCTGTTGAACTTTATGAGGAATGTTTGTGCAACCAGGAACAAGCGTGTCTTACAGGCTGTCACAAAACTTGAAGTTTTGAGAGGACAGACGAATGGTTGCTCAGAGGATGTGAAAGACATGATTCTTCTACTTCTCTCCTATTTTGATGAGAAAGAAGAGCTCCTTCTTCATTATGTAGAAGAGACAAGCCTCGCAAAGGATGTAGAGTTGGACAACCTGCCTCCGACGCCTTGCATTATTGTGTGTG GACCCTCCTGCTATGCTGCTGTTCGATTTATGCTCAGTGTGGACCGCAAGATTGTGAATGATGACATCACTACATTCATCGCTGCTGTTTGCCTAATGTTCGGCAGTTATTACTGTTTCAATATACACTACCCTACTGAACTGGCATCAGTGCTTGAATTTTTGCAATG gtgcTTCTTCATCATCAATCCTGAAAAGGGCACAAAGGTTGTggaaaagaagaacaaaaaacgACTCCCAGTGAACCCAAGAGTCTTCACCTTAATCTCTGACCTTTCTGATCACGAGTGGCGAGAGACCTCGTAA